The stretch of DNA ATTGGAACTGCAGGACGCCGTCATGATCGCGATGGCCCGGTTCGGGGAACGATTCCAAGTGGTTCCGTTTGCCGGGGGCGTGCTCGACCTGTCGAGCCGCGCCGACATTGCCGCGGTCACGGATCGGCTCCGGGACCGAGAGGTTCACCTCTGATGTCTCTCCGGGCGTCCCTCACCTGCCACGGATTCGATGCCGCCGAGGTGGCGCGGCGCCTCCCGCTGTTCACGATGACCCGGTCGGCCGGGTTCCAGGGCCGCAATTGGTATCATGTGCCGGGCCGGATCGAGGTCCTGGGCAAGCACACCGACTATGCCGGCGGCCGGAGTTTGGTCTGCGCCACCGAGCAAGGCTTCGCGGTTGGAGCGGCCCCCCGCGCCGATGGTACCGTTCGGATCATTGATGCCGTGGCCCAGGAAGTCCGGGAATTTCCGGCTGCACCCGCACTGGTTCCTCCCCGAGGCGATTGGGCCAACTATCCGATGACGGTCGTGTCCCGTCTGGTCCGGGATTTTGGCCCGAGAGTCAGCGGGTTTGATCTCGCCTTTGCCGGTGACATCCCTATCGCCGCGGGGGTCAGCAGTTCCTCGGCCCTCGTGGTCGCCGTCGCGTTGGCCGCCATCGACCTTTTTCAGTTGGAAGCGACTGAAGCATACCGGGCCAACATTGCCTCACTAGAGGACCTGGCCGGCTATCTCGGGGCGGTTGAAAACGGCCGCCCCTTTCGAGCGTTTGGTGCCACCGCCGGCGTTGGGACGGTGGGCGGGAACCAGGACCACACGTCGATTCTTTGCTCCACAGAGAATGCCCTGACTCAGGTTCGCTTTGATCCGGTCATGGTCGAGAAGCGGGTGGCCTGGCCTGACAGTTTCCGGTTCGTGATCGCCTCGAGCGGGGTCGCGGCGGAAAAGACCGGGCCCGCGTTGGAGCACTACAACGACTTGGCCCGGATGACGGAGCGGCTCCGGGTGCTGGTGGTGGGGCCCGACTCTCACTCGACGTTGGGACGGGCCATCATCGAGGGCTCTGTCGCGGGCTTGCCGGCCGGGGCCGGCGCCGATCCGGCCGACGCCCTCCGCCTCGCCCGGCGACTGACCCAACTCACCACCGAGTGCCGGTGGCTGATTCCCGGCGTGGTCGACGCGCTCGCCAAGGGGCAGTTCGGCCGGCTCGGTGAACTGGTGGCCGCGTCGCAGCACGGCGCGGAACTCGGGCTCGAAAACCAGATTCCGGAAACGATCGAGTTGGTCGAGTCAGCCCGGCGGCTGGGCGCGGTGGCCGCCTCGGCCTTTGGCGCCGGGTTCGGCGGGAGCGTCTGGGCCATGGTTCCGGTGAGCGGGGTCGAGCGGTTTACCGAAGGATGGAACGCCGAGTACCGGCGGGCGTTTCCGGACCGGGAGCTGGCCCGCTTCATCAATACCAGGCCGGCCCCCGCGGCCGGGCGGCTCGCGGGGGAAGCCTCGAGTCCTGCCTAACGTCGCAGCTTGCGGAGCAGGCGGAGGATCTCGAGATAGAGCCAGACCAGCGTGACCGTGACCGCCGTTGCAAACGCCCACTCATACGCCGCCGGAGCCCCGGCGGCGACCCCGTCTTCAATCGAACGGAAGTCGAGCAGCAAGTTCACGGCCGCCAGGCCGGTGACGAACAGACTGAACCCGATGCCGAGGGGACCACTCTCGACCAGGAACGGAATGGTGTAACCCCCGAAGAACTGGACCCCGAGCGAAATCAGGTAGAACACGAAGACGCCGCCGGTCAGTCCGACGACGATAGCCTTGAACCGGTCGGTGACCTTGATCAGGCCGGTTCGGTAGGCACCCAGCATGACCCAGAACGTTCCGGTCGTGAGCCCCACCGCCAGCATCGGCAGTCCCTTGTACTGAGTGTTGATGGCGGCCGAAATCAGGCCGAGGGCGGTCCCTTGGCACACCGCATAGAGCGGCCCGGCCCAGCTCGCCGTCAGTGGCCGAAAGGCTACCAGCAGGCTCAAACCCAAGCCCACCACCACCGAACCGATCATCGCCGGCATGAGCATCTCGACCGGGAAACGGCCGGTGCCCAACGACCACCACGCCGCGGCGCCGGTTGCCACCACCAATCCAAGGAGGATCGCGGTCTTCCGGACCGTACCGGCCACGGTCATGGGAACGGCGGATGCGACGGCCCCGGCCGAGGCCTCGATGCGGCGGAGCATCGGGTTGTGGGATGCTGTGGTGCTCGACATTGAACCACCCAGCTAGAGAATGGTGAAAACTAAGTCCGCGCTTCCCCAAAGGCATGGGCCAGTTGCAATACCCCGAAATCATCCCGGTGCCGGCCGACGATCTGGAGGCCGATCGGGTGCCCGCCCGGCCCGAAACCCGCCGGGACCGAAATTGCCGGACATCCGGTGGCCGAAATCAAGTAACAGGACTTCATCCAGTCGATATACGTGGTCATCGGAACCCCGGCGATCTCCCGGGGGTACTCGGTCTCGATGTCGAACGGCATGACCTGGGTGACCGGCAAGACCAGGAAATCGTACCGTTCGAAAAACTTCCGAACCCGGTGGTAGAGGGTCGTTCGCTGGAGCTCAGCCCGGCCGAGGTCCGGCCCCGATAAGGCCAGGCCCCGCTCGATGTTCCAGGCCACGGTGTCCTTCAACTCGGCCTTGTGCCGGGCCCAGGCGTCGTGATGGGTGGTGGCGAAGTGCCACGCCCGCAGGGTCTTGAACACGTCGTCGGCCTCGTCGACATTCGGCTCGGCCTCCTCGACCACGCATCCCAAGGCCTCGAATCGGGGTCGTTGGGCCTCGATCTGGGCGGGAATCTCCGGTTCGTAGGGCAATCCCCCAAACCGGGGCGCCCAGGCAATTCGGACCCCGTGCCAATCCCTGCCTAACGGCTCCGCGAACCGCGATCCCGGTGCCTCCAGCGCAATCGGCGACCGGGGGTCCGGGCCTGCAATGGCCGCCAGCATCAAGGCCGTGTCGGCCGCAGTTCGGGCCATCGGCCCGGGAACGCCGAGCCCCAAACCGGCCAGGCGGTCGGGCCAACTCGGCACCCGCCCCGGCGATGGCCGGAGCCCCACCACGTTGCAGAACGCGGCCGGGTTCCGGAGCGATCCCCCCATGTCGCTGCCATCGGCGATCGGGACCATGCCCGCCGCGAGCGCGACGGCTGAGCCGCCGCTTGAACCGCCGCAGGTCTTGGTCCGATCGTACGGATTCCGGGTGGCGCCGAACACCGGATTGAAGGTGTGAGACCCGGCTCCCCATTCCGGCGTGTTGGTCTTGCCGACCGAAATGGCGCCGGCCGCCTTCAAACGCTCGACGATCAACGCGTCCGCCGCCGGGATCTGGGTCGCGTAGAGTGGCGAGCCATAGGTCGTGCGGATCCCGCGGGTGTCGAACAAGTCCTTGTGAGCCACCGGCAGTCCGTGCAACAACCCCAGGGGCTCGTCCCGAGCTTGCCGTTCGTCCGCCAAGGCGGCCGCCGTCATCGCCGACTCGGCCACGAGGGTCACGATCGCATTCAGGTCCGGATTGGTCCGTTCGATCCGGGCGAGGTGAGCGGCCATCACGTCTCGCGCTGAGAGTTCGCGGCGGGCGATCCGGTTGCGAAGCTCAATCGCGGTTAGATCACAGAGCGGCTCGGTCATCGGTCGAGATACTCCTGATAGGTCAATTGCGACAACGCCCGGCCGAGCGCGAGATCGCGATCGGTTGTCGAGCCCCGGGTCGAGATCAGTCGGCGGGCCAAATGGTCGTACATCAGAGCTCCCCTGTCGGTTACGAGGCCAAAACCGGTTTCGAAGCCGTAGTAAGCAAAGGGTGCCGGATTGGGGTCGATCAGCGAACCGCCGTACGGATAGGGACGCCGCGGCGTGAGCCCGGCCGCGCCGATCAACGTCGGGGCGATATCGGTTTGCGACCCGACTCGATCGGACACCGAGTCGGCGACCGCCAGGGCGCCGCCGAGCCAGAGCATGGGAATCCTGAACTTGGCGTGGTCGTCACGCTCGGGTCGCGCATCCTCGAGCGGAACGACTCGCCGCCCGTGGTCGGCGACGATGACCACCAAGGTCCGGCTCCACCACGGGCTGGCCCGCGCCTGATCGATGAAACGGCCGATCACTTGGTCGGTATAGGCCATCGAGTTGAAATACCGGCTTTGCCAGTCGGTGCCGGCGATGCGAGGGGGGTCGGGCGTCTCGAACGGCTCGTGGCTTGACAAGGTGAGCCAGACGGAAAAAAACGGCTTCCTCTCGTGGTTGAGGTCAGCCAAGACCCGGTCGGCGACCGCCCCGTCGTGGGCGCCCCATTTGGAGAGCCAGCTGGCGGGCGCAAAATCGTCTTTGCCGACGACCCGCTGGTATCCGGCGTTCACCAAATAGGCCTTGAGCGAGGCGAACTCGAGTTCCCCGCCATAATAGAACGACGATCGGTACCCGACCGCCTCGAAGTCTGCATTGAGGAACGGCAACGCTCGCGTCTTGTCTTTCACTTCGAGGATCGAACCGCGGGGCAGGCCGGGAAAGCCGCTCAGCACCGCGGCGACGCCCTTGTCGGTGCGATCGCCGGCCGCATACATCCGGCGGAACAACAACCCCTGCCGGGTCAGGCTGTCGGTGCGGGGCGTGATACCGGGCTGTCCACCTAACGACTCAAACGCGCTGGCGCTCGCGCTCTCCCAGAGAATGATCAGCACGTTCGGCCGCGGGGTCGTCAGGAGCCCGGTCGGGCCGCCACCCGTCGGCCGGGCCGCGACCCGGGCGGCCTCTGTCGGGTCGATGGTCACGAACGGATTGGTCCGGTCGTAAAGCCCCCGGTACACCGAGTCGAAGAAGCCCCACGGTGCGTTTTCCGCGGATCGATTGACGAACGGGTCGGCGGACCGGTACGCGCTGCTGCCCGTCAACGGCCAGGTCTGGATTCCGCCGCGCGCTGGAATGACCAAGACGCCGAGCAACAGCACCAGCGGGCCGGCCAGCCAGACCGAAGCCGGTGCGAGGCGGTCGAGGTCACGGCCCACGAACCGACGGCAGGCCACGACCGCGGCGGTGGCCAAGACAACGGCAATCGTCACGAGCAACAGGCGCGGGGCGCCCCCGGTCGAGGCCCACGCCTCCGCTGGTGTGGCCAGATACCAGAGCACGGAAGCGTCGATTCGCTTGTCCCACTGACCAAAGAGCCCGAGATCGGCCGCCACCAGCACCGACAACGCCACCACCGCGACCACGATCCAGGCGACGATCGCCCTTCGGGTCCAGGGGAGCAGCACCCGAATCGGCGAGGCAACCAGGAGGGTTGCCGGGACCGCCGTCAGATAGGCCGCCGCGGAGAGGTCGAGCCGGAGCCCGGATCCGAAGGTGCCCAGCAGGTCGGTGAGTGAGAGGGTTGCCGCCCGGTCGGCGTGATACCCGAGAAAGAGCGCTCTGGCCACCCAGGAGTAGAGCAGCCAGAACCCGAAGATCTTGAGGCAAACCCTGACGCGGTGGAGCATTCTGGAGCTAAACTATGGGGGTGACGACAACTTTGCTCGGCCTTGACGGGGAATTCCCGATCGTCGGTTCCGCCGCCTACCTGAACCATGCGGCCTCCTCGCCGTTACCCCGTCGGTCCGCCGACGCCCTCAGGCGATATGTCGAGGACCGCGAACGGCTCGTCCACCTCTATCAGACCGGGCGGCAAGACTACGATTGCCGGCCGCTCGAGGCCAAACTCGGCCGGCTCCTCGGTGCTCCGACTGGATCGGTCGGGTTTGCCCCGACCACCACCGACGGCGTGTCGGGCATCCTCAACAGCATCACCTGGGCGCCCGGCGACAACGTGCTGGTCCCGGCCAACGAGTTTCCCGGGGTTCTCTATGCGTGCCAGAACCTGGCCCGCCGGGGAGTCGAGGTCCGGCAGGCGCCGGTCGGAGGTCACCTAGCGTTAGGTTCGTTGTTTGCCCACGCCGACCGCCGGACCCGGGCCGTCGTCGTGAGTCATGTCCATTGGCAATCCGGCCACCGGATCGACTTGGCCCGCCTGGCCGAGGAATGCCGGGCGGTTGGTGCCCTCTCAATCGTCGATGCGATTCAGAGCGCCGGCGCGGTGCCGATCGATGCCACCGCCGGCGGTGTGGATGTCCTCGTCGCCGGCACCTACAAATGGCTGATGGGAATTCCGGGCGCGGCGGTGCTCTATGTCGGCCCGGCGGCGCTCGCCACCCTGGTCCCCGACCGGGCCGGCTGGACCAGCATGGCCACGTCGGTGCACGACGAACCGAAACTTGAATGGGCCGCGGGGGCGGGGCGGTTCTTGGTTGGAGGCCGGCCCGATCCAATCTTGATCGCGCTCGAACAGTCGGTCGACCTCCTGCTCGAATTGGGGGTCGGTACCATCGCGGGCCACACCGGCCGGTTGATCGACCGCCTGATCGCCGGGGCCGGGGCGGCCGGTGTGGTCGTCCGTTCCAGCACCGACCCCGCGCACCGATCGTCGATCGTTTCCATCACGACCGGGAACCCCTCCCGAGATGCGTCCTTAGTCGGCGACCTTGCCGCCCGAGAAATTATCGTCGCCCGTCGGGGCGACGGGATCCGGGTGTCGCCTCATTGTTACAACACGGCCGGTCACATCGACCGACTCCTCGAGGCGATCGCGTCTTCACCGAGGACTTGATCGAGTCCGTCGACCAGGGCGTCGGCATCCTCGGCCGAGAAGCAGAGCGGCGGCTTGATCTTGAGGACGTTGTGGTCCGGACCATCGGTGCTGATCAGAAACCCGCGATCGCGCATCCGGTTGGACAGGTAGGTCGCGGCCTCCGGGTCGGGGGTTCTGGTCTCCCGGTCGGTGACCAATTCGAGGCCGACGAAGAGACCGAGACCCCGGGCGTCTCCCGCGGCGGGGTGCCGGTCGACCAGCCCCTTGAGTCCGGTCAGGAGCCGATGACCGGTGGCGAGCGCCCGGGCCTGGAGGTCTTCATCGAAAATGACGTCGAGGACCGCCAGCCCAATGGCGGCCGACACCGGGTTCCCGCCGAAGGTGCTGAAGAACTCCATCCCGTTAGCGAACGAACGGGCGATCTCCGGGGTGGTGACGACGATGCCTAACGGGTGCCCGTTGCCGGCCGGCTTCCCCATGACGACGATGTCCGGCACCACGTTCTGGGTTTCGAATCCCCAGAAGTGACTGCCGACCCGCCCAAACCCAACTTGGACCTCGTCGGCAATCGCGACCCCGCCGGCCCGCCGCACCCGCCGGTAGACGCCGGCCAAATAGCCGGGCGGCAGCACGATCTGCCCGCCGCAGCTGAGAATCGATTCGGCCATAAAGGCCGCTATCGGATGCCCCGATCGCTCGAGGTCGGCGATCTCGGCCTCGACCAACGCGGCATATCGCTCGCCCAATCCGGGATCCTCGCCGCGGAAGCGGCCCCGGTAGCGATCCGGCAGGGCCACTTTGCGGGCAAAGGGTGCCAAGCCATGACCGCCGGCGCCCTCGCATTTGTACGGGCTCAGGCCTACCAGGGTCGCGGTGTTGCCGTGATAGGCGCTGTCGACCACGATCGTGCCGCGCCGGCCGGTGTGGGTTGAGGCCAGCCGAAGAGCCAGTTCATTGGCCTCGGTACCCGAGTTCACGAAGAAGCACACCCGCAGGGGGTCCGGCAACAACTGACCGAGTCGCTCCGCGTAGCGGACCACCGTTTCGTGGAGATACCGGGTGTTGGTGTTGAGCACTGCCATCTGCCGCTGTCCGGCCCGGACCACCCGCGGGTGGGAATGCCCGACATGGGGCACGTTGTTGACGGCATCGAGATAGCGCCGGCCCTCGGTATCGTAGAGGTGCTGCATCCAGCCGCGGACGATGTGCAGCGGCCGCCGGTACGAAACACTGAGGTTGCCCCCCAACACGCGTGCCCGCCGGTCGAGGATGGCGACCCCGTCGAGGAGGGGTTTCGTCCGGGTGTTGGGCACCCCGGCCAGCCGATGCGGCGCGGGTGACAGGCTGGTCCAAACCTCCCGCTCGCTTGGCCGGGCCACCCCGGGGAACTCCCCAGAACGGTCGAGGAGATCGACCACGACTTGAAAATGAACGTGCGGGGGCCAGCCGCCGTTGATCGAGGCGGCGCCTAACCGGCCCACGGTCGCTCCGGCCTGGAGCGGTTGGCCGGGATGAAGACTGGCCAGCGTCTCGAGATCGAGGTGACCGTAGAGCGTGTAGAAGGTGAGTGGCAACCCCTCATGGTCGGTGACGTGGTGTTCCACCACCACCGTCGGGCCGTAGTCCCGGGGCCCCGCGTTGTGCCGGACGCTCTTGACCCGCCCCGCGATCGGAGTTCGCACCGGACAGCCGGCCTCCGCGAAGAGATCGAGGCCAATGTGGACCGTCCGCCATTCCGGTCCGTCGAATCCCTCGGTCCGGAACAATTCGCTGGTGTAGAGCAGCCGGGCCTCGTCGTACTCGCCGATCGCGACCCGGGCGCCCACCGATTGTCGGAGCCAGTTGATCCGCCGCTCCAGCGCGGCATCGTCGTCGATCAGGCGGAAGTCGTCGAGGAATTCACTGCCGATCGAGAGATCGACGCGGGGTGGCAGGATGCCGGGGTCGGTCCCGATGATCGGAATGAACCCGGCCTCGTGATCGGTGATCCACCGGCTCACCCGGTGGCTGCCTGGACACGGCTCCCGGCCGGCCGCGGCGCGCAACCGGTAGGTGGCCAGACGGGGATGGGTGGCCCCGAGCCGGTCGAGGAGCCGCCAAATCGGGGCTTCGCTGACGAAGAGGTAGTCGTGGTCCGGCGTCGTGGCCCGCTGGAGCGCCGAGTTCACGACGCTCACCACCAGCCGGGCCAGGATCGAAGGATAGAGGGCGTCGAGTTCCCGGTCGGTGAGAGGACGGACCGCGGTATAGCCTTCGACCAAAGCGGCCGCACCGGCCAGCGGATCGTCAATGTCGAGCATCCCGTACGCGGCCGCGATCGCGACGTCCGCCACCGTGGCCGACCACACCATATCGCCAAAATCGATGAGCCCGACTGACCGGCCGTCGATCAAGACGTTGTGGTCGTTGGCGTCACCGAAGATGACTCGGCTGGGCAAGGTGTCCCAGTGCGGCAGGACCTGCTCCTTGAACGGCCGGTAGAGCCGCTCGGCGAGCCCCCGCCGATTGGTCTGGTCCAGCAGGCCGAAATGGCCTGCGATCCAGTGCGCCCCGCCAAGGTCCCACTTGAGGGCCCGTCGGGCCGAGGGATGGTCGAACCCTTCGAGCCCGCGATGCATCCGCGCCAGGAGCTCACCGAGTCCGCGAAGCTGCTCTCGGGTTCGGGGCCGAACCTCGGCCAAGGGAGCTCCCGTCACCCACGTCAACACCCGCATCAGGTAAGGCCCACCCTCGGCCTCCAGGGTGACCAATGACCGCCCTTCGAGCGACGGCACCACGGTCGGCAACGCCAACCCGGGTTCGTGATCGGCAATCCGAATCAACGCCGCGTTCTGGAGGTCGAGGACCCCGGGGTCCTCGAGTCGGTTGGCAACCTTGACGACGTATCGCCCGCCGTCGGTGGCGTCGAGCCGGTAGTTCCGATCCCGCTCACCCGGCAACGCTGAAAACTCTCCCGTCAGGCCAAACGCCTTCGCGACACCCGCTCGCACGGTCTCCAGCGCCACCTCGGGAACTTCGAAACTCAGGGTCCGGTTCATTGCCGGGTCCCCACCAGCACGGTGGACGGGCCAAAACTCCACTGGCAGCGGGCCTCGAGTCCGGCTGCTTCCATGGCTCCGATCTCCTCGTCGAGTGAGAAATAGCGGTCTTCGCCGGACCACTCCTCAAAGTGCTGCCAGGCCCGGCGCTCCTCGATCCCCGCGGCCACCAATTGGTCGGCCCAGAACCGGTAGGTGGCGGCATTACGCGGGGCTTCCCGCGGAATCGTGATGTCGGCGGTGACCAACACGCCACCCCGCCGGAGCGCCGCTGCCGCCCGCGTATACAGCCCGGACTTTGCTTCGAGGTTCCGGATGTGGTGCAGCGACAGCGAGCCCATGATGGCGTCAGCCGGCGGAAACGGCTCGTCGAACGACCGGTGAACCGGCGCTGCCCTGGCGCCGAACCGGGCCAGCCTGGTTCGAGCCACGGCCAGCATCGCATCATCCACGTCCCAGAGCTCCACCACCGCGGCGTTGGTCCGGTCGAGCACCCGCTCGGCCAAGCTCCCGGTGCCGGCGCCCAGATCAATGACCCGATCCGGTTGGGCGAGGGCCACGGCGGCGGCCGCTTGGTCGAGCATCTCGTCGTACCGGGGCAGGAACCGGCGGATCGTCTCGTCGTAGGCCCCGATTTCGAGCCGGAGGTGCTGTTGGACTGAATGGGTCATTGCGAAGTGGGCGATTGCCGCTTGCAGAAGGAAGCGAAGAACGTACACTTCGGATCGGATTCCCGGCACCCCTCAACCCGTAACCCAGAGCCCGACCATGAATTCCGTCATTCGGTTAACCACCCCGCTGCCGGGCCCGAAGAGCCTGGCGTTGGGCGCCCGTCGGGCCGCCGCTGTTCCCAAAGGGGTCGCGATCTCGAGCGGCCTGGCCGTGGTTCGGGCCGAAAACGCCATGATCGAAGATGCCGACGGCAACCGGCTCATCGACTTTGCCGGCGGCATCGGGGTCATGAATGCGGGCCACCGTCACCCGGCGATGGTCGACGCGGTCCGAGCCCAGCTCGACCAACTGACCCACGCCTGCTTCGCGGTGTCCAGTTACCAGGGATATGTCGAAGTGGCCGAACGGCTCAACGCGCTGACGCCAGGCTCCCATGCCAAGCGGACCCTGCTCGTCAATACCGGCGCGGAGGCCATCGAGAACGCCGTCAAGATTGCCCGATACGCGACCGGGCGGGGCGCGGTGGTGGCGCTCGAGCATGCCTTCCACGGCCGCACCAATCTCACCATGGCCCTCACCGCCAAGCCGATGCCCTATAAAAAAGGCTTCGGCCCCTTCGCGCCTGAGGTCTACCGGATTCCGTACTCCTATTGCTATCGCTGCGACCGGGGCGCGGGTTCCGGTTGCTGCCAGGCGGCGCCAGGGTATTGGGACCGGATCTTCACGGGACTCGTCGAGCCGACGCACGTGGCCGCGATTGTCATGGAGCTGCAGTCCGGCGAAGGCGGCTTCATTCCGGCGGCCCCCGACGCGGTGACCGCGTTGGCCGCGTTCGCCAAGCACCATGGCATCCTGTTGATCATCGATGAAATCCAGACCGGGTTCGGCCGGACCGGCAAGATGTTCGCGTGTGAACACTACGGCATCGTGCCCGACCTGATCGCCACGGCCAAATCCCTGGCCGGAGGGCTGCCCCTGGCCGCCGTGACCGGCCGGGCCGAGATCATGGATTCGGTCCATCCCGGCGGGCTCGGCGGTACCTACGGCGGGAACCCCCTGGCCTGTGCCGCCGCCTTGGCGGTCATGGACGTGATGGCTCGGGAGCATCTCTCCGAGCGAGGCGTGGTGGTCGGCGACGCCGTGCGATCCCGGTTCCACCAAATGGCCACCCGCTTCCCGGTCATCGGCGACGTTCGTGGACTCGGGGCCATGATGGCCCTCGAACTGGTCAAAGACCGGACCACCAAAGAGCCGGACAAAGAACGAACCGCTCGGGTCCAGGCCGAGGCACTCAAACGCGGGCTGTTGTTGCTGACCGCGGGAACCTACGGCAACGTGGTTCGGGTGCTCGTGCCATTAACCATCGATGATGCGGCGCTGGCCGAAGGCCTGGCCGTGCTCGAACAGGCATTCGAGGCTACCCAGTAGTGGGAGCTGGCCGGGCGGTCGTCGAACTCGATGCCGTCACCAAGAGCTTCGGAGCGGCCAAGGCGGTCGATCGAGTCTCGCTCGCCATTCACGAGGGCGAGTTCTTCTCCCTCCTCGGCCCGTCGGGTTGCGGCAAGACGACCACGCTTCGGCTCATCGCCGGCTTCGAGACCCCCGATCCTGCGGGTGGCGAGGTCCGGATCGGCGGTGTTCGCGTCAACGAAAAACGTCCCTACGATCGCGGTGTCGGGATGGTGTTCCAGAGTTACGCCCTGTTTCCCCACCTCGATGTCCGCCGAAATGTCGGGTTCGGCCTCCAGCAGCGCGGCACGGCCCGGGCCGACATGGCCGGCCGGGTCGATCGGGCGCTGGAGTTGGTCCGGCTCGATCCCGGCACCTACGCCGCTCGGATGCCGGCGGAACTTTCGGGAGGCCAGCGGCAGCGGGTTGCGCTGGCCCGGGCCTTGGTCCTCGAACCCAAGATATTGCTCCTCGATGAGCCGTTAGGGGCCCTCGATCTGAAACTCCGGAAGGAAATGCAACTCGAGCTGAAGGCCCTCAACCGGTCGCTCGGGATCACCTTCATCTACGTCACTCACGACCAAGAAGAAGCGCTCACCATGTCGGACCGGATCGCCGTCATGGACTTGGCTCGGGTGGCCCAGCTCGGGACCCCGGCCGATGTCTACGAGAATCCCCGGACCGGGTTCGTCGCATCCTTCATTGGCGAGTCGAACTTTCTCGAGGGGCGCGCCGTGGCGACCGATAGTGGCTTGGTCGACGTGGTCGGCGCCAATGTCAGATTCCGAATCCGGCCAGAGCAGGCTGTTGCCGCCGGCCAAGTCGTCAGGATCGCCGTCCGGCCCGAGTGGATGGACCTGTATCCGGTCGGCGCGGTGCCCGCCGGCGAGAACGCGCTGCCTGGGGCGGTCGATGAAGTGATCTATCTCGGCGAGACGATCCACGTCATCGTAGCCCTCGACGCGGGCCTGAAGGTCACCGTGGCCCTCCGGAACGAGGGACAGCTGATCAAGCCGCTGCCCTGGACCCGGGGCGCCCGGGTCGCGGCGGCGTGGCTTCCCGAGGACGCCCAGATTCTCGAGGACGATCGATGATCGGTCGCCGCCGCCTCTTGGTCTGGTTTGCCCGGCGGCCAACCGCAACCGCCGCGGCCTTCTTGGCCCCGGGGCTCGCCTGGCTATTGCTCTTCTTCCTGGTGCCGATCGGCCTGATGCTGGCCTACAGCACCATGCGGCGCGGGACCTACGGCGGCGTCATACCAGGATTCACGCTCGACCACTACCGGCGGTTCTTTGATCCGTTGTATCTGGACATCCTCCGCCGGACCGTCGGGTGGTCGCTTGGGTGCACGGTGGCGTGCTTAATCGTGGGCTACCCGGTGGCCTATGTGATCGCCCGGGCCGGGCGATGGCGACAGTTGCTCCTCTTCCTGGTGGTGCTGCCGTTCTGGACCAGCTTTCTGGTCCGGACCTTCGCGATGATCTTCCTCCTCCGTGACAGCGGGCTGGTCAACGGGATATTACTTCGACTTGGCCTCATCGATGAGCCGCTCGCCCTGCTGTATACGCCGCTGGCGGTCACTCTTGGGCTGGTCTACGGCTTCTTGCCGCTGATGATCCTCCCGATCTACGCGTCCCTCGAGAAGCTCGACAACTCACTCCTCGAAGCGGCCGAAGCTCTCGGCGCCCGGCCGAGGGCTCGGTTCTTCCAGGTCATCTTCCCGCTGTC from Gemmatimonadota bacterium encodes:
- a CDS encoding galactokinase, with amino-acid sequence MSLRASLTCHGFDAAEVARRLPLFTMTRSAGFQGRNWYHVPGRIEVLGKHTDYAGGRSLVCATEQGFAVGAAPRADGTVRIIDAVAQEVREFPAAPALVPPRGDWANYPMTVVSRLVRDFGPRVSGFDLAFAGDIPIAAGVSSSSALVVAVALAAIDLFQLEATEAYRANIASLEDLAGYLGAVENGRPFRAFGATAGVGTVGGNQDHTSILCSTENALTQVRFDPVMVEKRVAWPDSFRFVIASSGVAAEKTGPALEHYNDLARMTERLRVLVVGPDSHSTLGRAIIEGSVAGLPAGAGADPADALRLARRLTQLTTECRWLIPGVVDALAKGQFGRLGELVAASQHGAELGLENQIPETIELVESARRLGAVAASAFGAGFGGSVWAMVPVSGVERFTEGWNAEYRRAFPDRELARFINTRPAPAAGRLAGEASSPA
- a CDS encoding Bax inhibitor-1/YccA family protein, which gives rise to MSSTTASHNPMLRRIEASAGAVASAVPMTVAGTVRKTAILLGLVVATGAAAWWSLGTGRFPVEMLMPAMIGSVVVGLGLSLLVAFRPLTASWAGPLYAVCQGTALGLISAAINTQYKGLPMLAVGLTTGTFWVMLGAYRTGLIKVTDRFKAIVVGLTGGVFVFYLISLGVQFFGGYTIPFLVESGPLGIGFSLFVTGLAAVNLLLDFRSIEDGVAAGAPAAYEWAFATAVTVTLVWLYLEILRLLRKLRR
- a CDS encoding amidase yields the protein MTEPLCDLTAIELRNRIARRELSARDVMAAHLARIERTNPDLNAIVTLVAESAMTAAALADERQARDEPLGLLHGLPVAHKDLFDTRGIRTTYGSPLYATQIPAADALIVERLKAAGAISVGKTNTPEWGAGSHTFNPVFGATRNPYDRTKTCGGSSGGSAVALAAGMVPIADGSDMGGSLRNPAAFCNVVGLRPSPGRVPSWPDRLAGLGLGVPGPMARTAADTALMLAAIAGPDPRSPIALEAPGSRFAEPLGRDWHGVRIAWAPRFGGLPYEPEIPAQIEAQRPRFEALGCVVEEAEPNVDEADDVFKTLRAWHFATTHHDAWARHKAELKDTVAWNIERGLALSGPDLGRAELQRTTLYHRVRKFFERYDFLVLPVTQVMPFDIETEYPREIAGVPMTTYIDWMKSCYLISATGCPAISVPAGFGPGGHPIGLQIVGRHRDDFGVLQLAHAFGEART
- a CDS encoding LTA synthase family protein; this encodes MLHRVRVCLKIFGFWLLYSWVARALFLGYHADRAATLSLTDLLGTFGSGLRLDLSAAAYLTAVPATLLVASPIRVLLPWTRRAIVAWIVVAVVALSVLVAADLGLFGQWDKRIDASVLWYLATPAEAWASTGGAPRLLLVTIAVVLATAAVVACRRFVGRDLDRLAPASVWLAGPLVLLLGVLVIPARGGIQTWPLTGSSAYRSADPFVNRSAENAPWGFFDSVYRGLYDRTNPFVTIDPTEAARVAARPTGGGPTGLLTTPRPNVLIILWESASASAFESLGGQPGITPRTDSLTRQGLLFRRMYAAGDRTDKGVAAVLSGFPGLPRGSILEVKDKTRALPFLNADFEAVGYRSSFYYGGELEFASLKAYLVNAGYQRVVGKDDFAPASWLSKWGAHDGAVADRVLADLNHERKPFFSVWLTLSSHEPFETPDPPRIAGTDWQSRYFNSMAYTDQVIGRFIDQARASPWWSRTLVVIVADHGRRVVPLEDARPERDDHAKFRIPMLWLGGALAVADSVSDRVGSQTDIAPTLIGAAGLTPRRPYPYGGSLIDPNPAPFAYYGFETGFGLVTDRGALMYDHLARRLISTRGSTTDRDLALGRALSQLTYQEYLDR
- a CDS encoding aminotransferase class V-fold PLP-dependent enzyme, producing the protein MGVTTTLLGLDGEFPIVGSAAYLNHAASSPLPRRSADALRRYVEDRERLVHLYQTGRQDYDCRPLEAKLGRLLGAPTGSVGFAPTTTDGVSGILNSITWAPGDNVLVPANEFPGVLYACQNLARRGVEVRQAPVGGHLALGSLFAHADRRTRAVVVSHVHWQSGHRIDLARLAEECRAVGALSIVDAIQSAGAVPIDATAGGVDVLVAGTYKWLMGIPGAAVLYVGPAALATLVPDRAGWTSMATSVHDEPKLEWAAGAGRFLVGGRPDPILIALEQSVDLLLELGVGTIAGHTGRLIDRLIAGAGAAGVVVRSSTDPAHRSSIVSITTGNPSRDASLVGDLAAREIIVARRGDGIRVSPHCYNTAGHIDRLLEAIASSPRT